CGACCCCGCGGAACGCGCATAGGAGCTAGTCCGCTTCATCCCTCGAATTACGACGATTATTGCGTAGGTGCAAAAAGGTAGAGCGGATGCGGGCCCAAAGCTGCCCGCATCCGCTCTACCTGGAGGCGTGGAAGATATTCTGATGGTGTCTGTCGGGAACCGCGAATCCCGAACGTCCTTGGGCCGTACAGAATGTCCCCTTATCGAAGGAGATTCCTTCCATGCCCAAGATTATCTCCCATCTCTGGTTCCCGGAAAACGCGCGTGAGGCGGTCGACTTCTACGTATCGACGATCCCGAATTCCGCCATATCGGGCAGCACCACCGTGCCCGCCGAAACGCCCAGCGGCCCGCCGGGCAGCGTCACGGTGATCGAATTCAAGCTCGGCGACCAGAACTTCACCGCACTCGAAGCCGGTCCTCTCGATCCTTTCAACCACGCTTACTCGATCCAGGTCGCCTGCGACAGCCAGGAAGAGCTCGACCGCATCTGGCACGCCTTCCTCGACAATGGCGGCCAAGCGGAGCACTGCGGCTGGCTGAAGGACCGCTGGGGCCTGTCCTGGCAGATCGTTCCCCGCGTCCTCGGCGAGATGATCTCGGATGCGAACCGCGAAAGAGCGAAGCGCGTGACGGAAGCCATGCTTGCCATGGTAAAGTTCGATATCGCCGCACTCGAGCGGGCTCACCGCAGTTAGCTTTACAGCACCGCGCTCACGACTTCGTGGCTGCAGAGTAGCGCCGCAGGGGTTATTATCCCGCCCCGTGAGCCACAGGCTAGCGCGGGATGAGGAAAAGTGTGTGCGGTTTTCCGCCCGCATCCCGCGTCTCAACTTCTTGGAATCGATCATGTTCATGCTTTCAGGTCGACCTGACCCAAAAGCATCGTGATCTGGAGAGCTTCGGGCCGAAGGGAGCGAGCGATGACTTTCACGCGGCGCGCAGTCGTTCAGGGGCTAGGCATGGGTATGTCGCTGCCGCTTGTGCCGCGGGCGTGGGGCCAGGCTGCCGACCTCACGAAGCGGGTCATACCGAAGAGCGAAGAACCGCTGCCGCTCATCGGCCTCGGCACCTGGATCACGTTCAACGTCGGAGACGACGCTGTACTGATGGACGAATGTGCCGCCGTGATCGCTGCCTTCTTCGAAGGCGGCGGTCGCATGATCGATTCCTCGCCGATGTACGGATCGTCCCAGCCGACCATCGGCTACGGCCTCGGCAAGCTCGGATATCCGAAGCAGCTCTTCTCGGCGGAAAAGGTCTGGATATCGGACCCCGGCGAAGGCGCGGCCCAGATCGAAGCATCGAAGGACTACTGGGGCGTCAAAAAATTCGATCTCATGCAGGTTCACAATCTCGTCTCCTGGGAGGAGCACCTGCCCGCGCTCTTCGACATGAAGGCGGCAGGCCGGCTGCGCTATGTCGGCATCACCACCTCGGAGGGGCGCAGGCACCGGGAGATCGAGCAGATCATGGTGAGCCAGCCGATCGATTTCGTCCAGGTCACCTACAATATCCTCGACCGCGAGGTGGAGGAGCGCATCTTGCCGCTGGCGCAGGAGAAGGGCATTGCCGTGATCGTCAACCGGCCGTTCCGGCAGGGCGATCTGATCCGGCAGATTGAAGACGAACCGTTGCCGGACTGGATTGCGGAGACCGGCGCTCGCAGCTGGGCGCAGTTTCTCCTGAAGTTCATCATTTCGCATCCGGCGGTCACCTGCGCAATCCCGGCGACGACGCGCGTCGACCATGTACGGGAGAATCTGGAGGCCGCAAGAGGCATCCTGCCCGACGAGAAGCTGCGCGGACGCATGGCCGCCTATGTGGAGGCGCTCTGAAGCATGATCCTGTCGCGGCGTGATACGGATTTGACGTGATGTCGGACTGGGCGACCTACACGCTCGCGGATTTCCTCATGTTTTCGCCGCGCGTCTATTTTCGCCTCGTCGAACGCTACAATCAGGGACTCTGGCCGCTTCAACTGATCTTCGTTGCCGGCGCGCTTGCCATCCTCTTCGCCACTGCAACGGACGGTCGGCGCGCCCGCGCCGCGGCCATGGCGACGCTGGCCCTGGCCTGGCTCTTCTGCGCGTGGCAATTTCTGTGGCTGCGTTACTCCACCATTAACTGGGCGATGTCCTATGCGACGGCGGCCTTCATGCTGCAGGCCGGTTTGCTGCTTGTCGCGATCCGGTGGACGCAACGCGGCGCATTGCCCGCGAACAGCCTGCGCCGGCGTGGCGGCATCGGCCTGATGGTCTTCGGCTCGCTCGGCTATCCTTTCGGCCCGCTGCTTGCCGGCCGCGCGCCCGCCTCGGCCGAGTCCTTCGGTGCAATGCCGGATCCGACCGTTGCCGTGACGCTCGGCGCCCTCGTGGCGCTCATGCCGCAGAAGCTGTGGCTGCTTCTGCCCATTCCGGTCCTCTGGTGCGTCTTCAGCGCCCTCACCCTTCTGGCCCTGGAGGATGCGGGCGCCTGGGCACCTTTCGCGGTGATCCTCGTGACATTTGCCCTCCTCCTCGTCAGACGATGAGGGAAACTCACTCCTTCACCGCTCCCGTCATCGACGACACGTAATAATCGACGAAGAAGGAGTAGAGAATGACCACGGGCAGCGAACCGAACAGTGCGCCCGCCATCAGCGCGCCCCATTCGAAGACGTCGCCGCGCACCAGTTCCGTCAGCACGCCGACCGGTACGGTCTTGTTCTCCGAGGACTGGATGAATGTCAGCGCGTAGATGAACTCGTTCCACGAGAGCGTGAAGGCGAAGATGCCGGCCGATATCAGGCCCGGCACCGCGAGCGGCAGGATGATCTTCACCAGAATCTGCCAGCGCGTGGCTCCGTCCACCAGCGCGCTTTCTTCGAGTTCGAAGGGGATTGAGCGGAAATAGCCCATCAGGAGCCAGGTGCAGAACGGTATGAGGAACGTCGGATAGGTGAAGATCAGCGCCAGCTTGGAATCGTAGATGCCGAACTTGAAGACGATGAAGGCGAGCGGGATGAACAGGATCGACGGCGGCACCAGATAGGCGAGGAAGATCAGCAGCCCGACGGGCCGCGCGCCGGTGAAGCGCACCCGCTCGATCGCATAAGCCGCGAAAACCGATGCGGCAAGCGACAGGATGGTCGAGCCTACGGCCACCAGCATCGTGTTCCAGAGCCAGCCCGGATAGGAGGTCTCGAAGAGCAGATATTTGATGTGGTCGAGCGTCGGACGGACCACCCAGAAGGGGCTATAATTGTTGTAGTCGGTCAACTGCGCATTCGGCTTCACCGCCGTGATCGCCATCCAGTAGAACGGGAAGAGCAATACGAAGACGAAGACCGCCATCGGCAGGTAAAGCACCACGATCCGCCGCGGCAGGCGGTTCAGATAGCTCATGCCCTCGGCCGTGTCGGTGAGGACCTCGTCGTCGGTTCGTGTGGTCGTGTTCATTTTTGTCCTCCCGCTCAATCCTGGCCGCCCTGCTGCCATTTGCGGCGTTGCAGGCCGAAGAAGCTGAACATGATGGCGGCGAGCAGGAAGGGGATCATGGCGACGGCGATCGCCGCCCCCTCCCCGAGCTGCCCGCCCGGAATGCCGCGCTGGAACGAGAGCGTCGCCATCAGATGGGTTGCGTTGACCGGCCCGCCCTTGGTCAGCACGTAGATCAGCTGGAAATCGGTGAAGGTGAAGAGCACCGAGAAGGTCATGACGACCGCGATGATCGGGGTCAGCATCGGCAGGGTGACATAGCGGAAACGCTGCCAGCTGGTGGCGCCATCGAGCGAGGCTGCCTCCTGCAGCGAAGCCGGGATCGTCTGCAGGCCGGCGAGAAGCGAGATCGCCACGAAGGGAATGCCGCGCCAGACATTGGCGGCAATGACGGAAGCGCGCGCGTTGTTCGGGTCGCCCAGGAAGTTGATCGGCCCGTCGATGATGCCGAGCTGCATCAGCGACCAGGAGATGATGGAAAACTGCGAATCGTAGATCCACCAGAAGGCGAGCGCCGAAAGCACCGTCGGCACGACCCAGGGCAGGAGCACGATCGCGCGGAAGAAGGATTTGAAAGGCAGGTTTTCGTTCAGCAGCAGCGCCAGCCACAGCCCGAGCACGAATTTCAGGATCGACGCAACGAAGGTGTAGAGCAGCGTGTTGTAGACCGACAGCCAGAAGACCGAATCCCGGGCCAGAAACTCGTAATTCTCGATCCCGATGAAGACGCCGTCGCGGCCGATGCGGGTGTCGGTGAAGCCGAGCCAGACGCCCAGCCCGAGCGGATAGGTCAGAAAGCAGATCAGAAAGACGGCTGCCGGCAGCATGAACAGGAAGCCGAGCACATTGTTGTTCTGCATCAGCGAAGCCGTGGTGGATGGCTTTCCGGGCGGCGTTATGGAGGACATCGGGCTTCTCCGGCTGGAGGAACGGGTCTCGAGGCATTTGCCGGCAGCGTTTGCTGCCGGCTTTGAGGCGGCCCTACTGCATGTTTCCTTTAATCCTATCCGATTAAAGGACAAAAACATGCAGCAGATCAAAGTGCTACAGCGACCTTTGCGCGTCTGATAAGACGCGCGGCGCTGTAGGCAGCGGCTGGATCAGACCCGATAATAGCGGTTCGCCCGCCGCTCGGCCTCGATGACAGCGTCTTCCGGCGTCGCCTGGCCGGTGACGGCACTGGCGAACATGTCGACCAGGACGTAGTCGGCCATGACGCCTGCCGAGGCATAGCCGAGCGGTCCGGCATAGCCGTTCGGCCGCAGCGTCTCCGAGGCGCGCGCATAGGGTGCGTGGATCGGGTCCGAAGTCCACACCGGGTTGTCGGCAAAGGCCTTCAGCGGCTGGCAGCAATAGGCGCTCGACCCCTCGATCCAGGCGTTCATCTGGTCGGCTTCCATCATGAACTTGAGATAGGCCTTGGCGGCTTCGGGATACTTGCTGTGCTTGAACAGCAGGATCGAGCTCGTCTGGTGGAGTTCGACGCTCTGGCCGACCGGACCGACCGGGAAGTTGGTCGTGCGGATGTCGGCTGCAAGCTCCGTAAGGGCCGCGTCCTTCTTGGCCGCATAGTAGAGCGACACGCCGTTTGCCGTCAGCGATACCTGCCCCGCAAGGAAGGCGCGGTTGTTGTTGATGTCGAGCCAGCTTTCGGTACCCGGGATGAAGGTCTCGTATAGCGACTTCGCGTAATTGACCGCAGCGAGCGTTTCCGGGCTGTTGATCGTGACCTTGCCGCTCTCGTCGACCATCTTGCCGCCATGGCTCCACAGAAGCCAATGGGCGTAGTTGTTGCCGTCGCCGACCGCTTTTCCATGGGGGAAACCGGCCGGGGTTCCCTTGGCTTTGAGAGCCTTGCAGAGTTCGAGAAAGCCGGCCGTGTCCTTCGGGAATTCACTGAAGCCGGCCGCCTTCATGTGGCTCTCGCGGTAGCAGACGGCGTTGCCGATCGCGGCCAGCGGCATGGCGATGAACTGCCCGTCGCGGCTCGCATAGCCCTTCAGGCCGTCGTACCATCCACCATATTTGTTGCCGAGATAGTCGGCGAGCTCCGTCAGGTCGACGAGCTTGTCCGGATATTGATGTGCGTCGTCGAACCAGCACATCACCATATCAGGGCCGGAGCCGACGTTGGCGGCAACCGCCGCCTTCGGCCGGATGTCCTCCCAGCTTTCCTTGTCGATGCGGACTTCGACGCCCGTCGCCTCCGTGAACTTCTTGGTATTGGCGATCCAGGCGTCTTCATCGCCCTTGACGAAGGGCGTCCATCTGAGAAGCCTGAGGCTTGCCCCCTCCTCCGGCTTGTAGCTCGGCTCGGCCTGCGCGAAGGACGGGCGGATGCCCAGACCCGCAACGCCGGCGAGTGCGGCGGAGGTTGCGAGAAAATCACGTCTCTTTATCGGCATGCTACTCCTCCTCAAAAAGCGGGAGCGTCTTTCTCCGCATTCACCGTCCCGCTTGGCGAATGCGGCTTGAGCGATGCCGGCCACTGCCTGGCATCTTTATTGGCCCACGAAGGCTCCTCCCTTCGTCAGCGACGTCAGGCGACCAGCCGCCGTCCGGTTCCGGCGTCGAACAAGTGCACATGCGCGGCATCGATTGCGAGATGGATCGTTTCGCCGGGCTTGGCATTCACCCTCTCGCGGAAAACACAGGTCACATCGTGGCCGCCGAGCCTTGCGATCAACTGCGTCTCGTAGCCGGTCGGCTCGATCACCGCGATTTCGGCCGGCAGCCCGTTCGGATCGAGAGCCATGTATTCGGGCCTCAGTCCGTAGACGAGATCGCGCCCCTGGGCGGCTGCCGGCCGCGCCACGGGCAGAGCCGTTCCGTCGGCCGTGAGGAAGACACTCGGATCGGCCGGATCGAGGCGGCCCTTGAGCATGTTCATCGCAGGCGAGCCTATGAAACCGGCCACGAAGAGATTGGCGGGGTTGTCGTAGAGCTCGAGCGGTGCGCCGATCTGCTCGACGATGCCGTCATGCATGACGACGATCTTGTCGGCCATGGTCATCGCCTCGATCTGGTCATGCGTCACGTAGACGGTCGTGGTCTTCAGCCGCTGGTGCAGTTCCTTGATCTCGGCGCGCATGGCGACGCGCAGCTTGGCATCGAGATTGGAAAGCGGTTCGTCGAAGAGAAACACCTGCGGGTCGCGCACGATCGCCCGCCCCATGGCGACGCGCTGGCGCTGACCGCCGGAAAGCTGACGCGGATAGCGGTCCAGCAGCTTCGAAAGGCCAAGAATTTCGGCCGCCACACCGACGCGTTTGTCGATTTCGGATTTCGGTCTCGCTGCCAGCATCAGCGAGAAGGCCATGTTGTCGGCGACCGTCATATGCGGATAGAGCGCATAATTCTGGAACACCATGGCGATGTCGCGGTCCTTCGGCGGCAAGCGGTTGACCACCTGGTTGCCGATGCGAATTTCGCCGGCGGTGATGTTTTCGAGGCCCGCCAGCATCCGGAGCAAGGTGGATTTGCCGCAACCGGAAGGGCCGACGAGAATGACGAACTCGCCATCCTCGATCTCGATGTTCACGCCCTTGATGACAGGGAAAGCACCGAAGGACTTCCGGACATCGACAAAATCCACGCCTGCCATTTGCGTTCCTCCCAGAACTGATCTTTATCCTTGCGTCCGCCCAAATCATCGTTTGCGCGACCGCGCCAGGCTGAAAACCTCTTTTTATCCGCGGCCGACCAGCGGCATCCTGGTCGCCATCACGGTCATCGTGAGAACATTGGCCGAGAGCGGCAGGCTCGCCATGTAGACGACCGCCTCGGCGATGTGCTCGATCGGTATCGTCGGCTCCGCCGCAACCTCGCCATTGGCCTGCAGCACGCCGGTGCTCATCCTCGCGGTCATGTCGGTCGCGGCATTGCCGATGTCGATCTGGCCACAGGCGATGTCGTGCATCCGGCCATCGAGCGCCGTCGATTTCGTGAGGCCGGTAATGGCGTGCTTGGTCGCGGTATAGGGCGTCGAATTAGGCCGCGGCGTCTGCGCGGAAATCGAGCCGTTGTTGATGATCCGGCCCCCGCGCGGCGTCTGCGCCTTCATCAGCCGGAAGGCATGTTGCGTGCACAGAAAGGCGCCCGTCAGATTCGCCGCGACGATACCGTTCCACTGTTCGAAGGTCACCTCTTCGAGGGGCACGGGCGGCACGTTAGAGCCGGCATTGTTGACGAGGAGATCCAGCCGGGCGAATTCCGCCCGGACAGCCGCAAAGAGAGCCGCGACCTGATCCGGATTGCCGACATCGCAGACGACCGCGCGGACGATATTGCCGGTCAGCCCGCCGATTTCGCCGGCCGCAGCCTCGAGCACATTCGGACGGCGGCCGGTGATGACGACGCTGTAGCCTTCAGTACTCAAAGCCTGGGCGATGCCGCGGCCGACACCGGTCCCGCCGCCCGTGACCAGCGCGATCCTGCCCTCGCCCGATCCCTTCCCTTGCGCCATCTCAGACCCTCCCTCCGAGTTCGTCTTCGATATGGATGCGGATGATCTCGTCGAAGCTGCTCTCGGCCGTGAAGCCGAGTTCCCGCGCACGGCGGGCATCGAAGTCGGTCGCCCAGCCGGAGACGATCGTCTGGATGACCGGATCCGGCTCGCGTCGGATGAGGCCCACGGCCTTCTGGCCGGCAATACGGCCGAGTGCCTCGATCTCCTCGCCGACCAGCGCCGACAAGCCCGGCATGGTGAGGTTGCGCCGCGGCCCCATGACACCCGTATCCATTCGCGCCGCGTGGATGAAGAAGCCCACGGCCGAGCGCGGGCTCGCGAACCAGTGCCGGACATTTTCGGCCACCGGCAGGATAGCTTCCTGGCCGACGAGCGGCTCGCGCAGGATGTTGGAAAAGAAGCCGGATGCGGCCTTGTTCGGCTTTCCGGGCCGAATGCAGATGGTCGGCAGCCGGATGCCGATACCGTCGAAGAAGCCGCGGCGGGTATAGTCGGCGAGCAGCAGCTCGCAGATCGCCTTTTGCGTCCCGTAGCTGGTCAGCGGCGTGGTGAAGAACTCGTCGCCGATCCTTTCCGGAAACGGCTGGCCGAAGACGGCGATAGAGGAGGCGAAGAGGACGCGCGGGAGGTAGCGCTCGCGTTGTCCCTCGCGGCGGATCGCCTCGAAGAGCGCGCGTGTGCCGTCGAGATTGACCAGGTAGCCTTTGTCGAAGTCGGCCTCCGCCTCTCCCGAGACGATCGCCGCGAGATGGATGATCACGTCCGGCCGCGAGGAGATCAGGCGCTCTGCGCTGCCCTCGCTGGACAGGTCGATCGCAAGCGTCGTCGCAAGCGACGAAAATGCCGGCGGCAGGGGCGGCTCCACCACGTCCGCCAATGTCAGGCTGGCGATCTCGCGTCCTAGCGAACCGGGCTCCGCGGCCAGCCTTTCGACCAGCTTCCGGCCGATCATGCCGGCGGCACCAATGACCATTACATGCATTTTCGGCGAACCTCCTCCTGTTCGGCCACCCGGGCAGTCCTGGCTCAGCTTGACTTTCTGTTCGCTCCGTTTGCCTGCTCGTCCGCCAGCAAAGCCTTCGTCGTCTCATAGATCCGGATCAGATGATGGTGAAAGGCGGCGACGACGGCCGCCCGGTCATGCTGCCTCAAGGCGGCGACGATGTCGCTGTGATCCTTGTAGCTCGCTTCGATTGCTCCGGGCCGTGACATGGCGCTTCGCCGGTAGTCCATCATATAGGTGTAAAGGTCGGTGACGAAATCGGAGAGCAGCGGATTGCCGCAGGCCCGGTAGATCGCCACATGGAACTCGCGGTCGCAAATCAGAAAGCGCATCGCGTCGTCGCCGCAGATCTTCTGCGCGTCCAGAAGGCTGTCAAGCTTGCGCAGCGCCTCTTCATCGATGTTCTCTGCCGCGTCGCCGACCACCTTCAACTCGATGTGAAGCCTTGCGGCGTGAACGTCCTCGAGATCGTAGCTGTCGATCGCGTTCGGGGAAGCGATCGTCACTGTGACATGGCTGAGATCGACATTCCCGACGCGCGTTCGGCTTCCTTGCGACACCTCGACCACACCGCGCGCCGCCAGCGTCTGGATTGCGCCGCGCACCGTCTCGCGGCTCACATGGAGCACGCTCGCAAGCTCGCGTTCGCCCGGCAGCACATCGCCCGGCCTCAGCATGTTGGTCGCAACCAGCACCATAAGCTTGTCGGCAATGAGGTCGCGCGCGGTACGGCGCTCGAGGCTCTTCCCGACTTTAGGCATATGCGTGAGGATTGGACTTCCATTCACCGCGGCGCCTCCAACTGATCCACTGGTTGGTCCAGCAGATCAGTATTACAAATAGAGTGCCTATGGGAGCGCGCGGTCAAGGGAGGTTCGTTGCGGCAGCGCACCAAAAATGCACGGCTCCGTTGTGCAGCGCCGTGGGATAGGAGAGCTCGGCCGCCCCTCATCCGCCCGCCGGCACCTTCTCCCCGCACGCCGGGCGAAGGGGACCCGCGTCGCCCGCCTAAGTTCCCTCTCCCCGCCTGCGGGGCGAGGGGCAAGTCCAGGCTCAGACCGGTTGAGAATAGCCGCTCGGAGGCACTCTATCCGTGATCATGCCCCTCGTGGTCGCCGAGCGACGGCAGGTCGAGGCTGAACGTTTCGACAAGATCGGCCACTTGCTGCGGGCTCAGGTAGCGCGGATTGAGGTTGCGCAGCAGCAGGTAGAGCTTGGCTGTCTCCTCCAGTTCCTCCGTCGCAAAGACCGCTGCCTCCAGACTGTCGCCGGCGACGACCGGCCCGTGGTTGGAGAGCAGCACGGAGGAATATCTGCCCGCAAGCCCGCGGATCGCATCGGCGACGGCCGGGTCTCCGGGGCGGTAATAGGGCACGAGCGCCGTCTCCCCGGCCCGCATGAGGTAATAGGGCGTCATCGGCGGAAGGGCCGCCCGCGGATCGATCTCCGGCAACATCGTCAGCGCGACCGCGTGGGTCGAATGGAGATGCACGATCGCACGGGCGCTGCCGCGCGTTTCGTAGAGGGCGGAATGAAGGGGAATCTCCTTCGTCGGCTTGTCGCCCGAGACGAGCCGGCCGCCGGCATCGAGCCGCGAAATGCGCGCGGGGTCGAGGAAGCCGAGCGAGGCGTTGGTGGGCGTCACCAGCCAGCCGCCGTCTTCGAGTCTCATCGATATGTTTCCGGAAGAGCCGGGTGTCAGGCCCCGCTCGAAGAGGGACCGGCCGTAGCGGCAGATTTCTTCGCGAAGACGCGTTTCTGACATTGGTGGTCCTTTCCGTTCAGGCTGTAGCGCCTTCGATAAGTTCAAATCCAAGATCGGCGACGTGGGACGGGTGATCGTTGATGACCAACTCAGCCGCCAGCTTTCCCGTCGCGACGCGAGGCGTACGAATGGTCGTCAGAGGTTGCGGCGTGGCCTGGCCGATGTCGAGGCCGTTGTGGCCGAAAAGGGCGAGCCTGGTGGGAACGGGAATGGTGCGTGCAAGACAATGAAAATATCCGCCGAGCGCCATGTCGTCGTTCGAGAAATAGACCGCATCGAGCCCCGGAGCCCTTCGAAGAAGCTGCTCGAGTCCCGCCCGCCCGTTCCCGACCGAAGAAGCGCCCGCCCGGATTTCCCGATCCACGAGGGGGACGCCGGCCAGGTTCAGCGCTTCACGAAAGCCCTCGAAGCGTTTGCCGGCGCGCGTGTCTCGGCCGAGATCGTGGCCGACATAGCCGATCCGGCGATAACCTCGCTTCAACAGGAATTCGGCGCTTGCGCGACCCGCCTCGCGATTGGAAAAGCCGACCGCCAGGTCTATGGCGGTCCCGTCGATGTCGAGCAGTTCGACGACACGACAGCCGCTCGCCCGCAGCATCTTGAGCGTGCCCTCCGTATGCTCGAAGCCGGCAAGCATCACCGCCGTGGGCCGCCAGGCGAGCATGGCGGCGACAAGGGCCTCCTCGCGCTCCGGCTCATAGTCCGTCACGGAAAAGACGGCCTGATAGCGATTTTCCTCCAGAACGGCGCCTGCACCCCGCAGCACGTCCGGGAACACGATGTTGGTGAGCGACGGGATGACGAAGGCGACGAGGCGGGACCCGGCCGAGGCCAGGGTGCCGGCGATCCGGTTCGGGACGTAGCCAAGCCGCTCGACCGCATCCAACACGCGCTCCCGGGCCTTGCCGGAGAACGAGCCGTGATTGCGCAGCACGCGGGAAACCGTGCTCTCGCCCACACCCGCGGCTTCCGCCACCTCTGCAAGCGTTACGGTCGTCTGCTGCTTGAAGTCCGTCGTCACTTCGCGCCTGTTCCAGTTTGACGTGGCCGTTCAGGGTCTGATCGCCTTCATAGGCGGAAATTTTTGGCAGCGCTACCAATTTTGGTTGGCAGCGCTGCCAAAGCTCACTAGAACGGGTGCCCTGGCAACTGGAGGAGACGAAATGGCATCGAAGATCGCAGTGCTCGGGCTCGGCTCGATGGGCTTCGGTATGGCGTGCTCGATGAAAACCGCGGGCCTCGACGTCTTGGGCTACGACGTTGCCCCGCCCGCAGTGGAGCGTTTCGTCGCCGACGGCGGTCGCGGAGCGGGAACGCCAGGCGAGGCCGTGACGGGCGCCGACATCATCGTTTCGGTCGTCGTGAGCGGCGCGCAGACCGAAGCCGTTCTGTTCGGTCCAAATGGCGTCGCAGGCGCCATGAAGCCCGGTGCCGCCTTCATATCGTCTGCGACCATGGATCCGGCGATCGCGCGCGACCTGGCGCAGCGGCTCGAAGCACTCGGGCTTCACTATCTCGACGCGCCGATCTCAGGCGGCGCCGCAAAGGCGGCTAAGGGCGAACTGACGATCATGGCTTCGGGTTCGCCGCAGGCCTTCGCAGCCGCCCGACCGGCCCTCGACGCCATGGCCGCCAAGGTCTACGAACTCGGCGGGACCGCCGGGACCGGCGCCGCCTTCAAGATGATCAACCAGCTTCTCGCCGGCGTGCACATTGCGGCCGCCTGCGAAGCGATCGCCTTCGCGGCCAAACAGGGGCTGGACCTCGACAAAGTATACGAGGTGATCACCGCTTCGGCCGGCAATTCCTGGATGTTCGAAAACCGCATCCCGCATGTGCTCGCGGGAGATTACGCCCCGCTGAGCGCCATCGAGATTTTCGTGAAGGACCTCGGCATCGTCCAGGATATGGCGCGCGCGGAGCGCTATCCGGTGCCGCTCGTGGCGGCCGCACTGCAGATGTATCTTGCAGCCTCGGGCGCAGGCATGGGGCGCGACGACGACTCCTCCCTCGCGCGGCTCTACGCCCAGCTCTCCGGGGCCACGCTGCCCGGCACGAATAATCCATAAGGAAGACGCGCATGCCCGTTTTTGCCGCCAATCTGACGATGATGTTCACCGAGTTGCCGTTCCTCGACCGCTTCGACGCGGCCGCCGACGCCGGGTTCGCAGCCGTCGAGTATCTTTTTCCCTACGAGGTGCCGCCGGAAGCGATCGCCGAACGGCTTGCCCGCAACAGTCTCGAGCAGGCACTGTTCAACCTGCCGCCGGGCGATTGGGCAGCCGGCGAACGCGGCATCGCCGCCCTGCCCGGCCGCTTCAATGCGTTGAAATCGGATGTCGACAAGGCGCTCGACTACGCGGCCGCGACCGGCGCCAAGCGCCTGCACCTGATGGCAGGTCTTGCTGATCCGCGCGACCGCGAGGCCGCATCCTGCTACCGCCGCTCGGTCGCCTGTACCGCCGAGCGCCTGGCCGACGAGGGCATCGATCTCCTCATCGAACCGATCAACGGCCGCAACATGCCGGGATATTTCCTCAACGATTTCGGGACCGCCGAGCGGCTCATCGCCGAGCTCGCGCTCCCCAACCTCAAGCTGCAATTCGACATCTATCACCGGCAGATCCTGCACGGCGACGTCGCAATGGCACTCCGCCACCTTATGCCGTTCACCGGCCATATCCAGATCGCCAGCGTGCCCTCGCGGCACGAGCCGGATGGCGAGGAGTTGAACTATCACTACCTCTTTGAAGAAATCGACCGGCTCGGCTATGGCGGCTTCGTCGGCTGCGAATACAACCCGCGCGGCCAGACGCTCGACGGCCTCGGCTGGTTCAAACCCTTTCGACGGAGCTGACCCATGACAATCCTGCTCGGATCGATCGCCGACGACTACACGGGCGCCTCCGATCTCGCCAACACGCTGACGAAGAACGGGCTTCGCACCGTGCAGACGGTCGGCATTCCCGATCCGTCGCTCGCCCTTCCCGACGTCGATGCAGTGGTCGTTTCCCTGAAGATCCGCTCGGTCGCAGCGAAGGACGCCGTGGCCGCCGCCCTCGAGGCCGAAAGCTGGCTGCGTGGCCGCGGCGCCGGCCATGTGCTCTACAAGATCTGCTCTACCTTCGATTCGACGGATCTCGGTAATATCGGGCCGGTGACCGAAGCGCTTCTGAGCGTCTCGGGCGGCCACATCGCCCTCGTCACGCCGGCCTTTCCGGAAACGGGACGCACCGT
The sequence above is drawn from the Sinorhizobium meliloti genome and encodes:
- a CDS encoding ABC transporter substrate-binding protein; this translates as MPIKRRDFLATSAALAGVAGLGIRPSFAQAEPSYKPEEGASLRLLRWTPFVKGDEDAWIANTKKFTEATGVEVRIDKESWEDIRPKAAVAANVGSGPDMVMCWFDDAHQYPDKLVDLTELADYLGNKYGGWYDGLKGYASRDGQFIAMPLAAIGNAVCYRESHMKAAGFSEFPKDTAGFLELCKALKAKGTPAGFPHGKAVGDGNNYAHWLLWSHGGKMVDESGKVTINSPETLAAVNYAKSLYETFIPGTESWLDINNNRAFLAGQVSLTANGVSLYYAAKKDAALTELAADIRTTNFPVGPVGQSVELHQTSSILLFKHSKYPEAAKAYLKFMMEADQMNAWIEGSSAYCCQPLKAFADNPVWTSDPIHAPYARASETLRPNGYAGPLGYASAGVMADYVLVDMFASAVTGQATPEDAVIEAERRANRYYRV
- a CDS encoding carbohydrate ABC transporter permease yields the protein MNTTTRTDDEVLTDTAEGMSYLNRLPRRIVVLYLPMAVFVFVLLFPFYWMAITAVKPNAQLTDYNNYSPFWVVRPTLDHIKYLLFETSYPGWLWNTMLVAVGSTILSLAASVFAAYAIERVRFTGARPVGLLIFLAYLVPPSILFIPLAFIVFKFGIYDSKLALIFTYPTFLIPFCTWLLMGYFRSIPFELEESALVDGATRWQILVKIILPLAVPGLISAGIFAFTLSWNEFIYALTFIQSSENKTVPVGVLTELVRGDVFEWGALMAGALFGSLPVVILYSFFVDYYVSSMTGAVKE
- a CDS encoding aldo/keto reductase, translating into MTFTRRAVVQGLGMGMSLPLVPRAWGQAADLTKRVIPKSEEPLPLIGLGTWITFNVGDDAVLMDECAAVIAAFFEGGGRMIDSSPMYGSSQPTIGYGLGKLGYPKQLFSAEKVWISDPGEGAAQIEASKDYWGVKKFDLMQVHNLVSWEEHLPALFDMKAAGRLRYVGITTSEGRRHREIEQIMVSQPIDFVQVTYNILDREVEERILPLAQEKGIAVIVNRPFRQGDLIRQIEDEPLPDWIAETGARSWAQFLLKFIISHPAVTCAIPATTRVDHVRENLEAARGILPDEKLRGRMAAYVEAL
- a CDS encoding VOC family protein gives rise to the protein MPKIISHLWFPENAREAVDFYVSTIPNSAISGSTTVPAETPSGPPGSVTVIEFKLGDQNFTALEAGPLDPFNHAYSIQVACDSQEELDRIWHAFLDNGGQAEHCGWLKDRWGLSWQIVPRVLGEMISDANRERAKRVTEAMLAMVKFDIAALERAHRS
- a CDS encoding DUF6064 family protein, translating into MSDWATYTLADFLMFSPRVYFRLVERYNQGLWPLQLIFVAGALAILFATATDGRRARAAAMATLALAWLFCAWQFLWLRYSTINWAMSYATAAFMLQAGLLLVAIRWTQRGALPANSLRRRGGIGLMVFGSLGYPFGPLLAGRAPASAESFGAMPDPTVAVTLGALVALMPQKLWLLLPIPVLWCVFSALTLLALEDAGAWAPFAVILVTFALLLVRR
- a CDS encoding carbohydrate ABC transporter permease, yielding MSSITPPGKPSTTASLMQNNNVLGFLFMLPAAVFLICFLTYPLGLGVWLGFTDTRIGRDGVFIGIENYEFLARDSVFWLSVYNTLLYTFVASILKFVLGLWLALLLNENLPFKSFFRAIVLLPWVVPTVLSALAFWWIYDSQFSIISWSLMQLGIIDGPINFLGDPNNARASVIAANVWRGIPFVAISLLAGLQTIPASLQEAASLDGATSWQRFRYVTLPMLTPIIAVVMTFSVLFTFTDFQLIYVLTKGGPVNATHLMATLSFQRGIPGGQLGEGAAIAVAMIPFLLAAIMFSFFGLQRRKWQQGGQD